GTGCCCTGCATGGCAAAAGTGTAGATATTCACAACATGACGGTTTTAAAAAAGCAGATTTTTGTCATTGGAAACGAGGGAAACGGCGTTTCAAAGGAGATTTTGAAGCAGTCTGACGAAATTGTCCACATACCTATGAGCGGCGCGGCAGAGTCGCTTAACGCCGGGGTTGCGGCGTCCATTTTAATGTTTGAGGTGTCGAAGCATGAATAAGTTTATGCAGGCCGCGCTGAAAGAAGCGCAGCTGGCGCAGGAACAGGGTGAAGTTCCGGTAGGGGCGGCGGTGTTTCAAGACGGCAAGCTAATTGCCGCGGCCCACAATTTAACGGAACAGACAGGCGACCCCACCGCCCATGCAGAGCTTTTGGCGATAAAGGCGGCGCTTGCAAAGCTCGGCGCGAAAAATTTAATGGGCTGTGAGCTTTTTGTTACTTTAGAGCCGTGCGCCATGTGCACCGGCGCCATTCATCTGTGCAAATTAAACCGGGTTTATTTCGGCGCTTATGACGCAAAGAGCGGCGCCTGCGGCGGGAGTGTGGATTTGCCGGTTTCCGGCTGTTTTGACTATAAAACCGAAGTTTACGGAAGCATCGATGAGCCTCAGTGTGAGGCAATTTTGAAGGAGTTTTTTAAAGATATCCGGAAAGGGGGCAAGCATGGCGCAAAATTATAAAAAGCCGGTGAAGCAAACGGACATGGCTGCTCTCTTTCCACTGATTGCACCCATCATAGAGCAGGGGGGCGCAGTAAAAATCAAAGTGACGGGCTACAGCATGTATCCTCTGGTTTCGAGCCGCCGGGACAGCGTGCTGCTGGGAAAATATGAACGTTTGAAAATCGGCGATGTGCCGCTGTTTCGGCGGGAGGATGGAAGCTTTGTTCTGCACCGGATCGTCGGCGAAAAAAACGGCGCATATTTTGTAATGGGAGACTATGAAACAAAAAAGGAATATCCCGTTTATCCAAACCAGATTGTGGCAGTGGCCAAGGGCTTTTACCGGAAAGACAGGTTTTGGCCTTGCAGCAGCTTTCGCTACAGGCTTTACAGCGCGTTTTGGCGCAGGACGGTTGCGATTCGGCCGTTTTTATTAAAATGCCTTGCAAGAAGAAAATAACACCGCCGGCCGGCGGTGTTATTTTTATACTTGAACAAATTGCACGTTTTCAGGCAGAGACGTTAAAAACGCCGGAATGTCTGCATTCGAAAGAACCACATCAAGATCCGATATGTTACATTGAACAAAGGTGGAACGGGAACCAAGCTTTGAACTGTCGCACAAAAACATGGTTTTTTCCGCGCACTCCATCATGGTGTTTAAAACCGCCACACCTGGCTCTACACAGTCGGACAGAACGCCGCCTGCATCTAAAGATTTTACGGAAAAAATGCACCAGTCTGCATGGAATTTGCGAATGATGCTATCTGCAAAACTACCCGTTAAACAGGTGCGGTTTTCGCGGTTTAACAGCCCGCCTGCGGAATAGGTGGTAACGTCGCTTTGGGAGAGCAGAAATAAAACGTCCACGCTGGTAGTAACCACGGTGATGTCCTTTCTTGTGCAGAGCTTTTCTGCAGTG
This Congzhengia minquanensis DNA region includes the following protein-coding sequences:
- a CDS encoding nucleoside deaminase, translating into MNKFMQAALKEAQLAQEQGEVPVGAAVFQDGKLIAAAHNLTEQTGDPTAHAELLAIKAALAKLGAKNLMGCELFVTLEPCAMCTGAIHLCKLNRVYFGAYDAKSGACGGSVDLPVSGCFDYKTEVYGSIDEPQCEAILKEFFKDIRKGGKHGAKL
- a CDS encoding S24/S26 family peptidase; its protein translation is MAQNYKKPVKQTDMAALFPLIAPIIEQGGAVKIKVTGYSMYPLVSSRRDSVLLGKYERLKIGDVPLFRREDGSFVLHRIVGEKNGAYFVMGDYETKKEYPVYPNQIVAVAKGFYRKDRFWPCSSFRYRLYSAFWRRTVAIRPFLLKCLARRK
- a CDS encoding DeoR/GlpR family DNA-binding transcription regulator, giving the protein MYQSERKQEILSILSECTYATVEDLANKLHISASSIRRDLSELASRGLVVRSYGGAELSNSQKRFVPFSARRHKNSAVKRAMAETAETFIKSGDVVFLDDSSSAYFTAEKLCTRKDITVVTTSVDVLFLLSQSDVTTYSAGGLLNRENRTCLTGSFADSIIRKFHADWCIFSVKSLDAGGVLSDCVEPGVAVLNTMMECAEKTMFLCDSSKLGSRSTFVQCNISDLDVVLSNADIPAFLTSLPENVQFVQV